A single region of the Enterococcus mundtii genome encodes:
- a CDS encoding response regulator, whose amino-acid sequence MYKIFIAEDEHLIRESLKRMITEFSTFLPLGSIEDASDGELALSMIAEQKPDILLTDIRMPFMNGIELANEVKKLLPDIQIIFISGYDEFTYAKAAIQLQVAEYLLKPIKPNELQKSLEQIIQKLEADSLLKQSKETNGYSLEVQKNFYLNALFNNQLLLSEAIEEGRKLEREIAGNKYMVLLIANHTNKFFSDYDIFHEKMAELFDHDKQILFSSLSSRFIKLLIFDPNEDLLQKKANQVALLSHKTLGHTTDDLVIAIGYPVKRISEIPHSYQTAVHLLSYLKIDPKIKILSYLDYEKKLGNYGQSFDLKESIRLLRKSEISSFVEKLVKQTNQHADPLLVRHLIINELNELVTIRQNQTNQVVSFTTTEEIPNILSERPLFIQYLEQMIYFLKEMVLENHMNQYKEVLEQSITYIENHYFEPELSLKEVANHVHLSSSHFSTIFSQGIGQTFIDYLTEQRLSMARRLLRETNSKLSVIASEVGYNDPNYFSSIFKRKEKISPKEYRKMKKNRTHSLQENNYLVNK is encoded by the coding sequence ATGTATAAAATTTTTATTGCAGAAGATGAACATTTGATTCGCGAATCATTGAAGAGGATGATCACTGAATTTTCAACCTTTTTACCTTTGGGCTCTATTGAAGATGCCAGCGATGGCGAACTTGCTTTATCAATGATTGCCGAGCAGAAACCAGATATCTTATTGACAGATATTCGTATGCCTTTTATGAATGGGATTGAATTAGCCAATGAAGTAAAAAAACTTTTGCCTGATATCCAAATCATTTTTATTAGTGGATATGATGAATTTACGTATGCAAAAGCTGCGATTCAACTTCAAGTAGCCGAGTATCTGTTAAAACCGATCAAACCTAATGAACTACAAAAAAGCCTAGAACAAATCATTCAAAAACTAGAAGCTGACTCCTTATTGAAACAGTCTAAAGAAACAAATGGCTATTCCTTAGAAGTACAAAAAAACTTCTACTTGAATGCCCTGTTCAATAATCAGTTACTACTTTCAGAAGCAATTGAAGAAGGTCGAAAACTTGAACGTGAAATCGCCGGAAATAAATATATGGTTCTTTTGATCGCAAATCATACAAATAAATTTTTTTCAGATTATGATATTTTTCATGAAAAGATGGCTGAGCTATTCGATCACGATAAACAAATACTTTTTTCTTCCCTTTCTTCACGATTTATCAAACTATTGATTTTTGATCCAAATGAAGATCTATTACAAAAAAAAGCAAATCAGGTTGCATTGCTTTCTCACAAAACATTAGGGCATACAACAGATGATTTAGTTATTGCAATCGGATATCCTGTGAAACGAATCAGCGAAATTCCACATAGTTATCAGACTGCTGTTCATTTGCTCAGTTACTTGAAGATCGATCCTAAAATAAAAATTCTTTCTTATTTAGATTATGAAAAAAAGCTTGGCAATTACGGACAATCTTTTGATCTAAAAGAATCCATTCGTTTACTAAGAAAAAGCGAAATTTCTTCGTTTGTTGAGAAGTTGGTCAAACAGACCAATCAACATGCCGATCCACTTCTCGTTAGGCATCTGATCATCAATGAGTTGAATGAATTAGTAACGATACGTCAAAACCAAACCAATCAAGTCGTTTCTTTTACCACTACAGAGGAAATTCCGAACATTCTGTCAGAGAGGCCTCTCTTCATCCAATACCTTGAACAAATGATTTACTTTTTAAAAGAAATGGTACTTGAGAATCACATGAATCAATATAAAGAAGTACTCGAACAATCCATCACGTATATTGAAAACCACTATTTTGAACCAGAGCTTTCTCTTAAAGAAGTGGCTAATCATGTCCATTTGAGCAGCTCACATTTCAGTACGATTTTTTCTCAAGGAATAGGACAAACATTTATTGACTATCTTACTGAACAACGATTGAGCATGGCTAGGCGACTTTTGCGGGAAACCAATTCAAAACTATCTGTCATAGCCTCAGAAGTGGGATACAATGATCCAAATTATTTTAGTTCTATTTTTAAGCGAAAAGAAAAAATCTCACCAAAAGAGTATCGAAAAATGAAAAAAAATCGTACACATTCTTTACAAGAAAATAATTATCTAGTCAACAAATAA
- a CDS encoding YitT family protein gives MKAEIKKLPVIIVGIISITVGLNMFLLPHQIASAGVGSIGFLLEMVLLIDRTLIVWAINLAMLCLAFIFLERAVFFKILIGSLIFPIILAYTPALVITQHFPIALVAGSFLFSLGIFILYQIGASNGGVTVPPLIFKKYFGIEHALGVLLTNTVIIALNLVILGIRQAVISAISIYLISFFMKKLLQFQTQFLAIKPIDLVNESSPILDEQPNKNLAE, from the coding sequence GTGAAAGCAGAAATAAAGAAATTACCTGTGATTATTGTTGGAATCATTAGTATTACTGTGGGACTAAATATGTTTTTGCTTCCACATCAAATTGCTTCAGCAGGCGTAGGATCAATTGGTTTTCTTCTAGAAATGGTCTTGCTGATCGACCGGACATTGATTGTTTGGGCAATCAATCTAGCGATGCTGTGTTTAGCTTTTATCTTTCTGGAAAGAGCAGTTTTTTTTAAAATTCTGATAGGTAGTTTGATATTTCCGATTATTTTAGCATACACACCGGCTTTGGTAATCACCCAACATTTCCCAATCGCCTTAGTCGCTGGCAGTTTTCTATTTAGTCTTGGAATATTCATTCTTTATCAAATCGGCGCGTCAAACGGCGGGGTTACGGTTCCCCCATTGATTTTCAAAAAATATTTTGGAATCGAACATGCTCTAGGCGTTTTACTTACAAATACCGTGATCATCGCTCTAAACCTTGTGATTCTTGGGATAAGACAAGCGGTTATCTCTGCCATCTCCATTTATCTCATTTCATTTTTCATGAAAAAACTATTACAATTTCAAACTCAATTTTTAGCTATTAAGCCGATTGATTTAGTGAATGAGAGTTCGCCTATTCTAGATGAACAACCTAATAAAAATCTAGCAGAATAA
- a CDS encoding LPXTG cell wall anchor domain-containing protein: MKLNKPDKEMSKKQKRMIEAGALLTVGAGAFIGGVTIPNLSASADSSSLSEKRLVEDETIQDIEHTSVDELNQSLQKGQSSSVKTNTGFVAKLMDQLPSKEKLSSMYEGEGIKVSDSHTAYDIQQILGIKDADVYYQTSTLSTSDAQVMKMSSYRQLIQANPNVKVTSQDNYKTVSPHLYESKEKAYEDSANWKDSKVVASTREKSLSFSSKTKPESTNFTADDGAVLGNMKIDTGFSLNVKAENGQAKLTDEIKSDFEDAMEKNFSITYEGSTYYAVYHDESISTDHGKNQADGYFTFSSSTHGLPLEINGHYLVSPVQFGSTVDSLKTSLSLHGVRSFENTDSWLNTDESNINVKVNFVDQLADENTTYYEIQAKDQVIESLKYEYVTVSLDEQKATDSTTAYADEMSMPTYSGSQSGISPGGAVDGNLAEDAAGLAGWNQTATFSGGGYGGHTITANSAVTVKTGQVSQTNFSSVISTVNITVDGVSYNQFVAQPIMVNGVQYAGYLTGANGSGSDFTIVVKDTNFNIYQIGGEFAYISSSMTDMASPDATTPDATNPQVTPGTTTPEVDPGTGGGETTDPGTTTPEVDPGAGGGETTDPGTGDETDPGTTTPEVNPGTGGETDPGTTTPEVDPGTGGETDPGTGTPEVDPGTGGGKTDPGTTTPEVDPGTGGETDPGTTTPEVDPGTGDETDPETGTPEVDPTIPDKPDAGIPIVNPVLPSQPGASIPGVDIVIPDKSLNTVTPEIDPLIPINPGTVTPEVDPGTGGGETDPGTTTPEVEPSTGGETDPETGTPGVDPGTGGETDPGTGTPEVDPSTGGETDSGIGTPEVDPSTGGETDPGTGTPEVDPVTGDGETDLGTTTPEVNPRTGGGGTDLSSTTTTETTNTDNQIVRTQVLSDNSSNDGLSSNNQTTNTQGTSDSEDVSGKQLPKTGSTSGIFGKFVGGILVAFAGFFGLFKRKRRELQKDEDRVERVIKEEDEEQENKEENKDKK; the protein is encoded by the coding sequence ATGAAATTAAATAAACCAGATAAAGAGATGTCAAAAAAACAAAAGCGAATGATTGAAGCTGGCGCACTGTTGACAGTAGGTGCTGGTGCATTTATCGGTGGCGTCACGATTCCAAATCTTTCTGCCTCTGCAGACAGTTCCTCTTTGTCCGAAAAGCGACTTGTTGAAGATGAGACCATCCAAGATATTGAACATACTTCTGTGGATGAATTGAATCAATCCTTACAAAAAGGTCAAAGTAGCAGTGTGAAGACAAATACTGGCTTTGTAGCTAAGTTAATGGATCAACTACCAAGTAAAGAAAAACTTTCTTCTATGTATGAAGGAGAAGGGATCAAAGTCAGTGATAGTCATACGGCATATGATATCCAACAAATTCTAGGAATCAAAGATGCGGACGTTTATTACCAAACTTCCACTTTATCTACAAGTGATGCGCAAGTAATGAAAATGTCAAGCTATCGGCAATTGATCCAAGCAAATCCGAATGTGAAGGTAACTTCACAAGATAATTATAAAACGGTCTCTCCTCATTTATATGAATCCAAAGAAAAGGCTTATGAAGATTCTGCAAACTGGAAAGATTCAAAAGTAGTTGCAAGTACGAGAGAAAAATCCTTAAGTTTCTCATCTAAAACGAAACCTGAAAGCACCAACTTTACCGCGGATGATGGTGCAGTATTAGGAAATATGAAAATCGATACAGGCTTTTCTCTGAACGTGAAAGCAGAAAATGGTCAAGCAAAATTAACAGATGAAATCAAAAGCGATTTTGAAGATGCAATGGAGAAGAATTTTTCCATCACTTATGAAGGTAGTACCTATTATGCAGTTTATCATGATGAGTCTATTTCTACCGACCATGGTAAAAATCAAGCAGATGGTTATTTCACATTTTCTTCGTCGACACATGGATTGCCTTTAGAGATCAATGGTCATTACTTGGTCTCACCTGTTCAGTTCGGTAGTACAGTCGACAGCTTGAAAACGTCTTTATCCTTGCACGGTGTACGGAGTTTTGAGAACACAGATTCTTGGTTAAATACAGATGAATCCAATATCAATGTAAAAGTAAATTTCGTTGATCAATTAGCGGATGAAAATACAACTTACTATGAAATCCAAGCAAAAGATCAAGTGATCGAGTCATTGAAATATGAATATGTGACCGTTAGTTTAGACGAGCAAAAAGCCACTGATTCAACTACAGCATACGCAGATGAGATGTCGATGCCAACGTATAGTGGTTCTCAATCAGGTATTAGTCCTGGGGGAGCAGTTGATGGTAATCTCGCAGAAGACGCAGCTGGATTAGCAGGATGGAATCAGACAGCGACGTTTTCTGGTGGTGGATATGGCGGACACACGATTACAGCGAATTCGGCAGTAACTGTGAAAACAGGACAGGTTTCTCAGACAAACTTTTCTTCAGTTATAAGTACGGTCAATATAACAGTAGACGGTGTGTCTTATAATCAGTTTGTTGCTCAACCAATCATGGTCAATGGGGTTCAGTATGCTGGTTATTTAACTGGTGCAAACGGAAGCGGCAGTGATTTTACGATCGTTGTGAAAGATACGAACTTTAATATCTACCAAATCGGGGGAGAATTTGCTTATATTTCTTCCTCAATGACGGATATGGCTTCACCAGATGCAACAACACCGGATGCAACCAACCCACAAGTGACCCCAGGAACAACTACACCAGAAGTCGATCCAGGCACAGGTGGCGGAGAAACTACTGATCCAGGAACAACTACGCCAGAGGTAGATCCCGGCGCCGGTGGCGGAGAAACTACTGATCCAGGCACAGGCGACGAAACCGATCCCGGAACGACAACACCGGAAGTCAATCCCGGAACGGGCGGCGAGACTGATCCAGGAACAACTACGCCAGAGGTAGATCCCGGAACGGGCGGCGAAACTGACCCCGGCACAGGCACACCAGAAGTCGATCCAGGCACAGGTGGCGGCAAAACTGATCCCGGAACGACAACGCCGGAAGTAGACCCCGGCACAGGCGGCGAAACTGATCCAGGAACGACAACACCGGAAGTCGATCCAGGCACAGGTGATGAAACTGATCCTGAGACAGGCACGCCAGAGGTAGACCCAACGATTCCAGATAAGCCAGATGCAGGTATTCCAATTGTCAATCCAGTTTTACCAAGTCAACCAGGAGCAAGTATTCCAGGTGTAGATATCGTAATACCAGATAAAAGTCTAAACACGGTCACGCCAGAAATTGATCCGTTAATACCTATTAACCCCGGCACGGTCACACCAGAAGTCGATCCCGGAACAGGTGGAGGCGAGACTGATCCAGGAACAACTACGCCAGAGGTAGAACCAAGCACAGGCGGGGAAACTGATCCCGAAACCGGTACACCAGGGGTAGATCCAGGTACAGGCGGGGAAACCGATCCAGGAACAGGCACACCAGAAGTAGACCCAAGTACAGGCGGGGAAACCGATTCAGGAATAGGCACGCCAGAGGTAGACCCAAGCACAGGCGGCGAAACTGACCCAGGAACAGGCACACCAGAAGTCGATCCAGTTACAGGAGACGGCGAAACCGACCTAGGCACGACAACACCAGAGGTAAATCCAAGAACCGGTGGTGGAGGAACTGATTTAAGTAGTACCACAACAACTGAGACTACCAATACAGATAATCAAATTGTAAGAACCCAAGTACTAAGTGATAACAGCTCTAACGATGGATTATCTAGTAATAACCAAACGACTAACACACAAGGAACAAGTGACTCTGAAGATGTTTCAGGTAAGCAATTACCTAAGACTGGTTCAACTTCAGGGATTTTTGGAAAATTTGTTGGTGGAATACTTGTTGCTTTTGCGGGATTCTTTGGACTATTCAAACGTAAACGTCGTGAATTACAAAAGGATGAAGATCGTGTCGAACGTGTGATCAAAGAGGAAGATGAAGAACAAGAAAATAAAGAGGAAAATAAGGATAAAAAGTAG
- a CDS encoding FAD-dependent oxidoreductase: MGHQDIHSQANYATPHEIIAQGVDLRIQKEVTNIDAKKKTLNFRNVLSQHEHEITYDRLIMAAGSYPNLPPTGGKLNETLFLLKERKDAEAIEKFISEAHHAVVIGAGLVGVEIARILAQRKMKVTLIQSNARILDKYLDENAAIEVEKQLEEEGIQLLLGTRVTSYHTIDKKIWSRPKIEVETSSDLTIRADGVFVSVGFRPNSFLLAGQVETGDRGAIVVDKYMYTTDDSILAIGDCSTTYMDLTKENIYNPHASDAFRQGLIAAVNIHEKKQEVAMTTGTYKFNMDGFTIANTGITLNQARKFGYDAEEVHYQNRYLERGGQLVHESIVKYSPIEKGRKNHYSSIYLVYEKKTKKILGLQVLGTVDISQYVNIISLAIQKNVTVPEIEFTDFFYEHGYKNPLGFTKILASLVREKERESGRDGKEERSNEIK, translated from the coding sequence ATGGGACATCAAGATATCCACTCCCAAGCAAATTATGCAACACCGCATGAAATTATTGCTCAAGGAGTGGATTTACGCATTCAAAAAGAAGTAACCAACATCGATGCGAAAAAGAAGACGTTGAATTTTAGAAATGTGTTAAGTCAACATGAGCACGAAATAACTTATGACCGATTGATCATGGCTGCGGGCTCGTATCCCAACCTTCCTCCAACTGGCGGAAAACTGAATGAGACACTTTTTCTTTTGAAAGAGCGTAAGGATGCTGAAGCAATTGAAAAATTTATATCAGAAGCCCATCATGCGGTAGTGATTGGCGCTGGACTGGTCGGTGTAGAGATTGCTCGTATCTTAGCTCAACGAAAAATGAAAGTCACTTTGATCCAATCAAATGCAAGAATCCTTGACAAATATTTGGATGAGAATGCCGCAATCGAAGTAGAGAAGCAACTAGAAGAAGAAGGTATCCAACTATTACTAGGTACTAGAGTGACAAGCTACCATACAATTGATAAAAAAATCTGGAGTCGACCTAAAATCGAAGTTGAAACTTCTTCTGATTTGACTATCCGTGCAGATGGCGTCTTTGTTTCTGTTGGCTTCCGACCAAATTCGTTCTTATTAGCTGGACAAGTCGAAACCGGTGACCGTGGAGCAATCGTCGTTGATAAGTACATGTATACAACAGATGATTCGATTTTAGCGATAGGGGATTGTTCTACGACTTATATGGACTTGACCAAAGAAAATATTTATAATCCTCATGCTTCCGATGCTTTTCGTCAAGGACTGATCGCTGCTGTCAATATCCACGAGAAAAAGCAAGAAGTAGCAATGACCACAGGGACTTATAAATTCAATATGGATGGATTTACCATTGCGAATACTGGGATTACATTGAATCAAGCAAGAAAATTCGGATATGATGCAGAAGAAGTACACTACCAGAATCGTTATCTAGAGCGTGGCGGACAGCTTGTGCATGAATCGATTGTCAAATACTCACCAATTGAAAAAGGCAGAAAGAATCATTATTCAAGTATTTATCTAGTTTATGAGAAGAAAACAAAAAAAATCTTAGGATTGCAGGTTCTAGGAACAGTTGATATTTCTCAATATGTCAATATCATCAGTTTAGCAATCCAAAAAAATGTGACCGTGCCAGAAATTGAATTTACGGATTTCTTTTATGAACATGGCTACAAGAATCCTCTAGGTTTTACAAAAATATTAGCCTCTTTAGTTAGGGAAAAAGAAAGAGAGAGTGGTCGTGATGGCAAAGAAGAGAGATCAAATGAAATTAAATAA
- a CDS encoding fructose-6-phosphate aldolase — protein sequence MEFMLDTINIEKISYYQSILPLSGVTSNASIIKKEGKIDLFAHLKEIKKLIGKASLHVQVVGETTEEILTDAQVIMDHLGKDIFIKVPVNEPGLAAIKQLKAKGAYVTATAIYSEMQGYLAIAAGADYVAPYYNRMENLNIDAVAIIKALAMEIERTQSQSKILAASFKNVAQVNHACRQGAHSITASPDIFAQVFGMPSIHKAVTDFRKDWEETFGVKDVKALAATGAISLTK from the coding sequence TGTTAGATACGATCAATATTGAGAAAATTAGTTATTACCAATCGATCCTTCCGCTATCTGGAGTAACGTCGAATGCTTCAATCATCAAAAAAGAAGGAAAGATTGATTTGTTTGCTCACTTGAAAGAAATCAAGAAGCTCATTGGAAAAGCAAGTTTACATGTACAAGTAGTTGGAGAAACAACGGAGGAAATCTTAACTGATGCCCAAGTAATCATGGATCACCTTGGTAAGGATATCTTCATTAAAGTACCAGTAAACGAACCAGGACTGGCTGCCATCAAACAACTGAAAGCCAAAGGAGCATATGTCACTGCAACCGCTATCTACTCTGAAATGCAAGGATACTTAGCAATAGCCGCAGGTGCCGATTATGTGGCACCTTATTATAACCGTATGGAAAATCTGAATATCGATGCTGTTGCTATTATCAAAGCATTAGCAATGGAAATCGAACGAACGCAATCTCAGAGTAAGATCTTAGCTGCTAGTTTTAAAAATGTTGCACAAGTCAATCATGCTTGTCGCCAAGGGGCGCACAGTATTACTGCGTCACCAGATATTTTTGCACAAGTATTCGGTATGCCTTCCATTCATAAGGCAGTGACAGATTTTAGGAAAGATTGGGAAGAGACATTCGGTGTCAAAGATGTGAAAGCATTAGCAGCAACAGGGGCGATAAGTCTTACTAAATAA